A stretch of the Lolium perenne isolate Kyuss_39 chromosome 3, Kyuss_2.0, whole genome shotgun sequence genome encodes the following:
- the LOC127319135 gene encoding uncharacterized protein, which yields MADFCKDKGIRLDLASVAHPESNGQAERANQSILHGLKPRLMVPLERAADCWAEELPSVLWGIHTTPNRSTGFTPFFLVYGAEAVMPTDIAYDSPRVTNYAEDDNERARQDDIDLLDEGISCSG from the exons atggcggATTTCTGCAAGGACAAAggcatccgactcgacctcgcATCAGTCGCACACCCCGAGTCAAATGGACAAGCGGAAAgagcaaaccagagcatcctccaCGGACTCAAGCCGCGACTAATGGTGCCTCTGGAGCGCGCAGCCGACTGCTGGGCAGAAGAACTCCCCTCCGTGCTGTGGGGCATTCACACAACACCAAACAGGTCGACCGGCTTCACGCCCTTCTTTCTGGTATACGGTGCCGAGGCGGTCATGCCCACGGACATTGCTTACGACTCGCCACGGGTCACCAACTACGCCGAAGACGATAACGAGCGCGCTCGCCAAGACGACATTgacctcctcgacgag GGGATCTCGtgctccggctaa
- the LOC139838027 gene encoding uncharacterized protein encodes MGATRLRCLGDSDLVASQTSGTCDANMIAYKRAVDQAGASFAGHVVEWVDRRKNEEADALARLGSKRLQPPPGVFLDILSHPSVRAPRELDIAEPLAPDSILVALASDSGDWTEPYLSYLERQVLPMDETEARAIVRRCKSFTIINNELYKRSISGIFQRCVGADEGRKILHDIHAGDCGHHAGARSIVAKAFLCGFYWPTAHEDAVALVRACAGCQKYASQSHMPGSALKTIPLTWPFAVWGLDMVRKFKTAPGGYTHLLVAVDKFTKWVEAKPIKKCDGKTATKFLR; translated from the coding sequence atgggcgcaacacggctgcgctgtCTCGGCGACTCCGACCTCGTCGCCAGCCAGACatccggcacctgcgacgccaacatgatcgctTACAAACGAGCGgtcgaccaagccggcgccagCTTCGCCGGCCACGTCGTCGAGTGGGTCGATAGGCGCAAGAATGAAGAAGCAGATGCGCTAGCCAGActcgggtccaagcgactccaGCCTCCTCCAGGCGTCTTCCTCGatatcctcagccacccctcggtgcgcgcacctCGCGAGCTGGACATCGCCGAGCCTCTCGCGCCCGACTCCATCCTAGTCGCACTCGCCTCCGATAGCGGCGACTGGACGGAGCCGTACCTAAGCTACCTTGAACGCCAGGTGCTCCCAATGGACGAAACAGAGGCACGAGCGATCGTACGCAGGTGCAAGTCTTTCACCATTATCAACAACGAGCTATACAAGCGCAGCATTTCGGGAatattccagcggtgcgtcggcgCTGACGAAGGACGCAAGATCCTGCacgacatccacgcaggggactgcggccaccatGCAGGCGCACGCTCAATCGTCGCCAAAGCCTTCCTGtgtggtttttattggccaacagcccacgaagacgcaGTCGCGCTCGTCCGCGCGTGTGCCGGATGCCAAAAGTATGCAAGCCAATCGCACATGCCGGGATCGGCATTGAAGACCATACCCCTCACCTGGCCGTTCGCCGTCTGGGGCCTGGACATGGTGAGAAAATTTAAAACAGCCCCCGGCGGGTACACTCACCTCTTAGtcgcggtggacaagttcaccaaatgggtagaagcaaaacCCATCAAGAAGTGCGACGGAAAAACAGCCACCAAGTTCCTACGCTAG